One window of the Salvia splendens isolate huo1 chromosome 1, SspV2, whole genome shotgun sequence genome contains the following:
- the LOC121741763 gene encoding protein ENHANCED DISEASE RESISTANCE 2-like gives MAALQSDGGRMEGWLYSIRSNRIGLQYSRKRYFILQDHLLRSFKSAPASPDEDPVRSAIIDSCIRVTDNGRESIQRKVFFIFTLYNTSNHNDQLKLGANRPEEAARWIQSFQESALEPNQNRGDFDHSRHVPQSLRLNYSSKHSYSIDWTVYSSSVSDAMTSDVIAPSPWKIFGCQNGLRLFKEAKDKESHRKWDDHPAIMAVGVIDATSEAIFQTLMSLGPSRSEWDFCFHKGSVIEHIDGHTDIVHKLLFHDWLPWGMKRRDLLLRRYWRREDDGTYVILYHSVFHLKCPPKRGYVRACLKSGGYVISPVNQGKHSVVKHMLAIDWKFWKSYLSTSSARSITISMLGRLAALRELFRTKVDCSSSYFSSGELIRNSTMQQKKMDLNVDVRTRMDNGTTREDVEEESLKTPSEHSSLVGLNDATDEFFDVSEPLDYDQSETGWQSDYGPERYSQDARQPKLSTAAVFVKKLHDLAVQKKGYVDLHDMAREESLLCKYGYTLPKDPTCNVLCSWTATDPSTYLIRGKTYLDDRKKIKANGTLMEMVGADWLRSDKREDDLGGRSGGIVQKYAAKGGPEFFFIVNIQVPGSTTYNLALYYMMSTPLEEAPLLESFVKGDDAYRNSRFKLIPYISKGSWIVKQSVGKKACLVGQALEINYFRGKNYLELGVDIGSSTVARGVVSLVLGYLNNLVIEMAFLVQANTTDELPEYLIGTCRLNHLDVAKSVLVKP, from the exons ATGGCGGCTTTGCAGAGTGATGGTGGAAGGATGGAAGGCTGGCTGTATTCGATACGCTCGAATCGGATTGGACTTCAGTATTCGAGGAAACGCTACTTCATTCTACAAGATCACCTGCTTAGGAGCTTCAAATCGGCGCCAGCTTCACCCGACGAG GATCCTGTTAGAAGTGCCATTATTGATTCTTGCATAAGGGTGACTGACAATGGAAGGGAGAGCATTCAGAGGAAG GTCTTTTTCATCTTTACTCTTTATAACACGTCTAATCACAACGACCAACTGAAG TTGGGAGCAAACAGGCCTGAAGAAGCCGCAAGATGGATCCAGTCTTTCCAGGAATCAGCTTTAGAG CCAAACCAGAATCGAGGAGATTTTGACCATTCGAGACATGTACCGCAGTCGTTGAG GCTAAACTATTCCAGCAAGCATTCATATTCCATTGACTGGACAGTCTACTCATCCTCAGTCAGTGATGCAATGACATCAGATGTTATTGCACCATCACCTTGGAAAATATTTGGTTGCCAGAATG GTCTCCGGTTATTTAAGGAGGCTAAGGACAAAGAATCTCATAGGAAG TGGGATGATCATCCTGCAATAATGGCTGTTGGTGTAATTGATGCTACTTCAGAGGCTATTTTTCAGACTCTAATGTCTCTTGGTCCTTCAAGATCAGA ATGGGACTTCTGTTTTCATAAGGGTTCTGTGATTGAACATATTGATGGCCATACTGATATAGTTCACAAGCTTCTATTCCACGATTGGCTTCCTTG GGGTATGAAAAGAAGGGATCTTCTGTTAAGGCGGTATTGGAGAAGGGAGGATGATGGTACATATG TGATTCTGTATCATTCTGTGTTTCATCTGAAGTGTCCACCAAAAAGGGGTTATGTACGCGCCTGCCTTAAAA GTGGAGGATATGTAATATCTCCAGTTAATCAAGGAAAGCATTCTGTGGTGAAGCACATGCTTGCTATTGATTGGAAATTTTGGAAATCTTATTTGTCAACATCCTCGGCTAGGTCAATAACAATAAGCATGCTGGGAAGACTTGCTG CCTTACGGGAGCTGTTCAGAACAAAGGTGGATTGTTCGTCATCCTATTTCTCATCAGGTGAGCTGATAAGAAACAGTACCATGCAGCAAAAGAAGATGGATCTGAACGTTGATGTTCGAACTAGGATGGATAATGGAACGACTAGGGAGGATGTGGAGGAAGAATCGCTTAAAACACCTTCTGAACACTCAAGTCTTGTGGGATTGAATGATGCAACAGATGAATTCTTTGATGTCTCAGAACCTCTGGATTATGATCAATCAGAAACTGGTTGGCAATCTGATTATGGTCCAGAAAGGTATTCTCAG GATGCACGCCAACCAAAATTGTCGACTGCTGCCGTCTTTGTCAAAAAGTTGCATGATCTTGCAG TTCAGAAAAAGGGTTATGTAGACTTGCATGACATGGCAAGGGAAGAGAGTCTATTGTGCAAATATGGATACACTCTTCCGAAGGATCCAACTTGTAATGTGCTCTGCAGTTGGACAGCAACAGATCCATCAACATATCTGATCCGTGGAAAGACTTATTTGGATGACAGAAAAAAG ATTAAAGCAAATGGTACACTGATGGAAATGGTAGGTGCTGACTGGTTGAGATCTGACAAGAGAGAAGATGATCTTGGTGGCCGGTCCGGGGGCATAGTTCAG AAATATGCTGCTAAGGGGGGTCCCGAGTTCTTTTTTATTGTGAACATACAG GTTCCAGGTTCAACAACATACAATCTTGCTTTATACTATATGATGAGTACTCCTCTAGAAGAGGCCCCTCTGCTCGAGAGCTTCGTAAAAGGAGATGATGCTTATAGAAATTCTAGATTCAAGCTCATACCATATATTTCAAAG GGCTCATGGATAGTCAAGCAGAGTGTTGGAAAAAAGGCATGCCTGGTCGGTCAAGCATTAGAAATTAACTATTTTCGTGGGAAGAACTACCTCGAG CTTGGGGTTGATATTGGGTCGTCAACTGTTGCGAGGGGGGTGGTCAGCCTTGTTCTAGGTTACCTCAACAACCTAGTCATTGAGATGGCATTCTTAGTTCAG GCCAATACAACTGATGAGCTACCGGAATATCTCATTGGAACCTGTCGCCTTAACCATTTGGACGTAGCTAAATCTGTACTAGTAAAACCATAA
- the LOC121741749 gene encoding uncharacterized protein LOC121741749, translating into MGTSHRSGILRRSNDTARLLLTTIMGIVLGYFIGVSFPSVYLSKINPPSSFMKSLDMALNDDPHSSTSRSLPENLATGSTPLTTKIYVPTNPRGAESLPPGIVVSESDLYLRRLWGDPNEDLKRKPKYLVTFTVGFEQMNRIDATIKKFSEDFQILLFHYDGRASDWDQFEWSRRAIHVSARKQTKWWYAKRFLHPDVVSAYDYIFIWDEDLGVEHFNADKYIQLVKKHGLEISQPGLEPNNGLTWQMTKRRGDREVHKDTEEKPGWCSDPRLPPCAAFVEIMAPVFSREAWRCVWHMIQNDLVHGWGLDFALRRCADPAHEKIGVVDSQWIIHQVIPSLGNQGQTVDGKAPWQGVRERCRNEWKIFQDRLSTADKAYFSQL; encoded by the exons ATGGGAACCTCACATCGCAG TGGGATATTAAGGAGATCAAATGACACTGCCCGACTTCTATTAACAACAATCATGGGAATTGTCTTGGGATATTTTATAGGTGTTTCATTTCCATCTGTTTACTTAAGTAAG ATTAATCCACCTTCAAGTTTCATGAAATCTCTTGACATGGCCTTAAATGATGATCCTCATAGTTCTACTAGTCGCAGTTTACCTGAAAACCTTGCTACCGGAAGTACTCCTTTGACAACTAAG ATATATGTTCCTACAAATCCCCGTGGTGCAGAGTCTTTGCCACCAGGAATCGTTgtctcagaatctgacctttatCTTCGTAGATTATGGGGTGACCCTAATGAG GATCTGAAAAGGAAGCCAAAGTACCTAGTGACATTTACAGTTGGTTTTGAACAAATGAACCGTATTGATGCAACAATTAAAAAG TTCTCGGAGGATTTTCAAATACTGCTTTTCCATTATGATGGTCGAGCCAGTGACTGGGATCAATTTGAGTGGTCACGCCGTGCCATACATGTCAGCGCAAGAAAACAAACAAAGTG GTGGTACGCAAAAAGATTTTTACACCCAGATGTTGTATCAGCTTATGATTACATTTTCATTTGGGATGAAGATCTTGGAGTTGAACACTTCAATGCTGATAA GTATATTCAATTGGTTAAAAAACATGGTTTAGAGATTTCCCAACCAGGTCTTGAACCCAATAATGGACTTACCTGGCAGATGACTAAGAGGAGAGGTGACAGAGAAGTCCACAA GGATACAGAGGAGAAACCAGGCTGGTGCAGTGATCCGCGCTTGCCTCCATGTGCAGC ctttgtagaaatcatggctcCAGTATTTTCTCGTGAAGCATGGAGATGTGTTTGGCATATGATCCAG AATGATTTGGTACATGGCTGGGGATTGGATTTTGCATTAAGAAGATGTGCAGAT CCTGCACATGAAAAAATTGGTGTTGTTGACTCACAATGGATTATCCATCAAGTAATTCCGTCACTTGGAAATCAG GGACAGACTGTTGATGGAAAAGCTCCATGGCAAGGG GTGCGAGAGAGATGCAGAAACGAATGGAAGATTTTTCAGGATCGGCTTTCTACTGCAGACAAGGCATACTTTTCCCAGCTGTAG
- the LOC121797120 gene encoding UDP-xylose transporter 1-like isoform X2, with the protein MGEMSNNQLGVIGALFLSVASSVSIVICNKALMSNLGFQFATTLTSWHLMVTYCTLHVASRLNFFENKTIDMKTVMLFGILNGISIGFLNLSLGFNSIGFYQMTKLAIIPFTVMLETLFLKKQFSDKIKISLSILLLGVGIASVTDLQLNLVGTILSLIAILTTCISQILTNTIQKRLNVSSTQLLYQSSPFQAAILFVIGPFLDQCLTGQNVFAYTYSPSVMVIILLSCLIAVFVNFSTFLVIGKTSPVTYQVLGHLKTCLVLGFGYTLLHDPFTARNIFGILVAMVGMGLYSYFCTLETKRKHTPSLSSQVKERESTTLLVSHLDKESKFQLFKIETHA; encoded by the exons ATGGGGGAGATGTCGAACAACCAATTGGGAGTGATCGGCGCACTGTTCCTCTCTGTGGCGTCGTCCGTCTCCATAGTCATCTGCAACAAGGCATTGATGAGCAATCTTGGTTTCCAATTTG CCACAACACTTACCAGTTGGCATCTGATGGTAACATATTGCACTCTCCACGTTGCGTCGCGCCTAAATTTCTTCGAAAACAAGACAATTGACATGAAGACAGTGATGCTCTTTGGCATTCTGAATGGCATCTCCATTGGATTCCTCAACCTCAGCTTGGGATTCAACTCCATTGGCTTCTATCAG ATGACAAAACTTGCAATAATTCCTTTCACAGTCATGTTGGAAACTCTGTTCCTCAAGAAGCAATTCAG TGACAAGATCAAGATCTCTTTGTCAATACTACTACTTGGAGTTGGCATTGCATCTGTGACCGATCTTCAGCTAAACCTCGTTGGAACCATTCTGTCGCTCATAGCCATCCTAACAACTTGCATTAGCCAAATT TTGACAAACACAATACAAAAGAGGCTAAATGTGTCATCGACTCAGCTTCTGTATCAGTCATCTCCATTCCAAGCAGCCATTCTATTCGTCATCGGCCCCTTCTTGGACCAGTGCCTCACCGGACAGAACGTCTTCGCCTACACATATTCCCCCAGTGTCATG GTTATCATATTGCTGTCATGCTTGATTGCTGTGTTTGTGAACTTCAGCACATTCTTGGTGATAGGCAAGACTTCTCCTGTTACATACCAGGTTTTGGGGCATCTTAAGACATGCCTTGTTCTTGGATTTGGATATACTCTTTTGCATGATCCATTCACTGCAAGGAACATCTTTGGCATACTTGTTGCCATGGTTGGGATGGGATTATATTCTTACTTCTGCACTCTTGAAACCAAGAGGAAGCACACCCCTTCTCTCTCCTCCCAG GTTAAAGAGAGGGAAAGCACAACGCTGTTAGTGAGCCATCTAGACAAAGAGTCTAAATTTCAATTGTTTAAAATAGAGACCCATGCCTGA
- the LOC121797120 gene encoding UDP-xylose transporter 1-like isoform X1, which produces MGEMSNNQLGVIGALFLSVASSVSIVICNKALMSNLGFQFATTLTSWHLMVTYCTLHVASRLNFFENKTIDMKTVMLFGILNGISIGFLNLSLGFNSIGFYQMTKLAIIPFTVMLETLFLKKQFSDKIKISLSILLLGVGIASVTDLQLNLVGTILSLIAILTTCISQIVCIYLNFLNNLSYYISVSYSQIPLQLTNTIQKRLNVSSTQLLYQSSPFQAAILFVIGPFLDQCLTGQNVFAYTYSPSVMVIILLSCLIAVFVNFSTFLVIGKTSPVTYQVLGHLKTCLVLGFGYTLLHDPFTARNIFGILVAMVGMGLYSYFCTLETKRKHTPSLSSQVKERESTTLLVSHLDKESKFQLFKIETHA; this is translated from the exons ATGGGGGAGATGTCGAACAACCAATTGGGAGTGATCGGCGCACTGTTCCTCTCTGTGGCGTCGTCCGTCTCCATAGTCATCTGCAACAAGGCATTGATGAGCAATCTTGGTTTCCAATTTG CCACAACACTTACCAGTTGGCATCTGATGGTAACATATTGCACTCTCCACGTTGCGTCGCGCCTAAATTTCTTCGAAAACAAGACAATTGACATGAAGACAGTGATGCTCTTTGGCATTCTGAATGGCATCTCCATTGGATTCCTCAACCTCAGCTTGGGATTCAACTCCATTGGCTTCTATCAG ATGACAAAACTTGCAATAATTCCTTTCACAGTCATGTTGGAAACTCTGTTCCTCAAGAAGCAATTCAG TGACAAGATCAAGATCTCTTTGTCAATACTACTACTTGGAGTTGGCATTGCATCTGTGACCGATCTTCAGCTAAACCTCGTTGGAACCATTCTGTCGCTCATAGCCATCCTAACAACTTGCATTAGCCAAATTGTGTGTATATATCTTAACTTCTTAAATAACTTATCATATTATATATCTGTCAGTTACTCACAAATCCCTTTACAGTTGACAAACACAATACAAAAGAGGCTAAATGTGTCATCGACTCAGCTTCTGTATCAGTCATCTCCATTCCAAGCAGCCATTCTATTCGTCATCGGCCCCTTCTTGGACCAGTGCCTCACCGGACAGAACGTCTTCGCCTACACATATTCCCCCAGTGTCATG GTTATCATATTGCTGTCATGCTTGATTGCTGTGTTTGTGAACTTCAGCACATTCTTGGTGATAGGCAAGACTTCTCCTGTTACATACCAGGTTTTGGGGCATCTTAAGACATGCCTTGTTCTTGGATTTGGATATACTCTTTTGCATGATCCATTCACTGCAAGGAACATCTTTGGCATACTTGTTGCCATGGTTGGGATGGGATTATATTCTTACTTCTGCACTCTTGAAACCAAGAGGAAGCACACCCCTTCTCTCTCCTCCCAG GTTAAAGAGAGGGAAAGCACAACGCTGTTAGTGAGCCATCTAGACAAAGAGTCTAAATTTCAATTGTTTAAAATAGAGACCCATGCCTGA
- the LOC121741772 gene encoding uncharacterized protein LOC121741772: MQNNACFGLGMLHRPIPEWLAWGEGSDLQVGGSGVNPFDDHNNITENATNSLEGTPAPIYPTSSGEHVPNGIGPIDICEGLAKPTPSQKSVAMPALFEEDVELEGTEKAMEQALKEGIVGEAGPLKRNTSPKKSEKDDLDDSAGMKEYNDTNYWRVDQEVAVSE, translated from the coding sequence atgcaaaataatgcatgtttcgggttagggatgttaCACAGACCAATACCTGAGTGGTTAGCATGGGGAGAGGGGTCTGATTTACAAGTTGGTGGATCTGGTGTTAATCCATTTGATGACCATAACAACATCACAGAAAACGCTACGAACTCATTGGAGGGTACTCCTGCTCCTATTTATCCCACTTCAAGTGGAGAACATGTACCCAACGGAATTGGTCCCATAGATATCTGCGAAGGTTTGGCTAAACCCACTCCAAGTCAGAAAAGTGTTGCCATGCCTGCTTTGTTTGAAGAGGATGTGGAATTGGAGGGCACAGAGAAGGCTATGGAACAGGCTCTCAAGGAAGGCATTGTCGGTGAAGCTGGGCCGTTGAAAAGGAACACCAGTCCAAAGAAATCAGAAAAGGATGATTTAGATGACAGTGCTGGAATGAAGGAATACAATGACACCAACTATTGGAGAGTCGACCAGGAGGTTGCAGTGTCGGAGTAA